The following are encoded in a window of Salvelinus sp. IW2-2015 unplaced genomic scaffold, ASM291031v2 Un_scaffold5646, whole genome shotgun sequence genomic DNA:
- the LOC139026736 gene encoding uncharacterized protein, which produces PPPYSPSLPILPHQVLPIIPQPPPYSPTFPILPSSSIAPQPPPTSSILPQLPPFLPQSLPSLLISPEPPHFSPAPHSSPRLPYSPSLPHFSPAFPILPQPSPFLPSLPHSSPASSISPTPFQASLIFAQTLPPYSPQLLPFSTATFPIPTHQPPPSFSPSPPSHSPTPFPPPSFPPSFPQFLPSLPHSPQPFPDSPQPPPAFPLPHTASPNILLTQSRV; this is translated from the exons CCCAGCCTCCCCATACTCCCCCACCAGGTTCTCCCCATTATCCCCCAGCCTCCCCCATACTCCCCCACCTTCCCCATTCTCCCCAGCTCCTCCATTGCTCCCCAGCCTCCCCCCA CTTCCTCCATTCTCCCCCAGCTTCCCCCATTTCTCCCACAGTCTCTTCCCAGCCTCCTCATTTCCCCCGAGCCTCCTCACTTCTCCCCAGCTCCTCACTCTTCTCCCCGCCTCCCATACTCCCccagccttccccatttctccccaGCCTTCCCCATTCTCCCccagccttccccatttctccccaGCCTCCCCCATTCCTCCCcagcctcctccatctctcccacacCCTTCCAGGCCTCCCTCATTTTCGCCCAGACTCTTCCGCCATATTCTCCCCAGCTCCTCCCCTTCTCCACCGCGACCTTCCCCATTCCTACTCACCAGCCTCCCCCATCATTCTCCCCCagccctccctctcattctcccacaCCCTTCCCGCCTCCCTCATTTCCCCCAAGCTTTCCCCAATTCCTCCCCAGCCTCCCCCATTCTCCCCAGCCCTTCCCCGACTCTCCCCAGCCTCCCCCAGCCTTCCCCCTTCCCCACACAGCCTCACCCAACATTCTACTGACTCAATCCCGAGTTTAA